The following coding sequences lie in one Ostrea edulis chromosome 8, xbOstEdul1.1, whole genome shotgun sequence genomic window:
- the LOC125662191 gene encoding uncharacterized protein LOC125662191 → MAAEVLQLSSLLANMRCTNMAVLGNPRCYIDNARLGGRNILCCEQGLVFSAKFCRCVPANPDINSVNDKNSQASQKHPRDSKMSETVDAPTAVVEIPPNQLAGSGTQIDPKTDADSNTPNQQAINSRQPQYVFRSANPLLRPPMPRINFMNIRQRNGMILRMPVIYVVTRNFRNRLVRRALPIFTIRNGQFYFSRTIVQRYPSVVRRVQQLNAQGIVIKPTFVRPEIQAKPSPTATAAGKPEQLPVVDRISEKMEEATGKVEPVVREDNAPVTPGPISVAGDSIQGEKKEPEPNMNEFPFVLTTRGGNTPIDALTGLPLNQPFPPDFVLPTFEPPRQGMPPPPSDLLTDILPSKTEASVQ, encoded by the exons ATGGCGGCAGAAGTTTTACAACTCTCGTCGCTGTTGGCTAACATGAGATGTACTAATATGGCTGTTCTAGGAAACCCCCGATGCTACATTGACAACGCGCGGCTTGGAGGGCGTAACATATTATGTTGTGAACAGGGATTAGTTTTTTCGGCAAAATTTTGCAGATGTGTGCCGGCGAATCCCG aTATAAATTCTGTGAATGATAAGAACTCTCAGGCTTCACAGAAACACCCACGTGACTCCAAAATGTCGGAAACCGTAGACGCCCCCACAGCAGTAGTAGAAATTCCTCCAAATCAGCTTGCGGGATCAGGAACACAAATTGATCCAAAAACGGACGCGGATTCAAACACTCCCAACCAGCAGGCCATCAACAGCCGCCAGCCACAATACGTTTTCCGTAGTGCCAATCCACTTCTGCGACCGCCAATGCCAAGAATAAACTTCATGAATATTCGTCAAAGAAATGGCATGATTCTGCGCATGCCCGTCATTTACGTTGTTACTAGGAATTTCCGAAATCGGTTAGTTCGGAGAGCACTTCCAATATTCACCATTCGTAATGGTCAGTTTTATTTTTCGAGAACTATTGTACAGCGGTATCCATCGGTGGTGAGAAGAGTACAACAGCTTAATGCGCAGGGAATAGTTATTAAGCCAACGTTCGTCCGACCGGAAATACAGGCCAAGCCGTCCCCAACAGCCACTGCTGCAGGTAAACCGGAACAGTTACCAGTTGTAGACCGGATTTCGGAAAAAATGGAGGAAGCTACGGGCAAAGTCGAACCTGTTGTCAGAGAGGATAACGCGCCGGTAACTCCGGGACCTATATCTGTAGCAGGTGACAGTATTCAAGGTGAAAAGAAGGAACCGGAACCAAATATGAACGAGTTTCCGTTCGTTCTGACAACAAGGGGAGGTAATACCCCGATCGACGCCTTGACTGGTTTACCTCTCAATCAGCCTTTCCCGCCAGATTTCGTATTACCGACCTTCGAACCCCCCAGGCAAGGCATGCCCCCTCCTCCAAGTGATCTACTAACGGATATTCTGCCCAGCAAAACCGAAGCGTCTGTACAATAA